The sequence below is a genomic window from Falsibacillus albus.
CTATATTACACAATGTGAAAAATGTTAACTAATAATGCTCAACAAACGATTTTTAACTTTATCTTTACCTAAAAGTTCAATCGTATTCGGCAATTCCGGTCCATGTGTCTGGCCAGTGACTGCCACACGGATCGGCATGAACAGCTTCTTTCCTTTTTGGCCGGTTGATTTTTGCACCGCTTTGATCGCTGATTTAATTTCAGCTGCTTCGAATGGCTCCAACTTTTCAACTTCCTCAAGAAAAGCGGAAAGCACTTGTGGAACCTGTTCTTCTTCAATGACCTCTTTTGCTTCCGCTTCATAGTCAAGTTCATCTTTAAAGAACATTTCTGATAATTCAACGATCTCTGCACCAAAGCTCATTTGCTCCTGATACAAAGCCACGACGTTTCGTACCCACTCCAAATCCGCTTCCGACATATCAGCACTGATGCGGCCCGCTTTGATTAAATGCGGCATCGCCAGTTCAACCACTTTGTCCAGGTCCAGGTTTTTCATGTACTGATTATTCACCCATGTGAGCTTTTGTTTATCAAATAATGCAGGCGATTTGGATAAACGGCTGGCTTCGAATATATCGATCAGCTCTTCTTTCGTAAATAGTTCATCTTCGCCTTTCGGTGACCAGCCCAACAATGCGATAAAGTTAAACAGCGCTTCAGGCAAGTAGCCGAGATCGGCATATTGTTCAATGAATTGGATGATGCTTTCATCCCTTTTGCTTAATTTTTTTCTGTTTTCATTGACGATTAGCGTCATATGGCCATAAATCGGCGGCTCCCAGCCAAGGGCTTCGAAGATCATCAATTGTTTTGGCGTATTGGAAATGTGGTCATCACCGCGCAATACATGCGATATTTTCATTAAGTAGTCGTCAACCGCCACTGCAAAATTATAAGTTGGAATCCCGTCTTTTTTGACAATGACAAAATCGCCGATTCCATCTGATTCGAATGATACATCTTGCTTGACCATATCATTGAATGCATACACTTTTCCGGCAGGGACTTTAAATCGTACACTCGGCTTGCGTCCTTCAGCAGCCAGTTTCCCTCCCTCTTCTTCAGACAAATGGCGGCATTTACCAGAATAGCGCGGCATTTCACCGCGTGCTTGTTGTGCTTCGCGTTCTGCCTCAAGTTCCTCTTCCGTGCAGTAGCACTTATAGGCAAGGCCTTTTTCCAACAGCTCATTGTAATATTCTTGATAGATATGATTACGCTCCGATTGGCGGTAAGGTCCGTATTCACCAGGGATATCAATGCTTTCATCCCAATCGATTCCAAGCCATTTTAGATATTTCAGCTGGCTTTCTTCCCCGCCCTCGATATTTCGTTTTTGGTCCGTATCTTCGATGCGGATGATGAATTTTCCATCATTATGACGAGCAAATAAATAATTGAAGAGTGCAGTACGCGCATTCCCAATATGTAGATGTCCTGTTGGGCTCGGTGCGTAGCGCACACGGATTTCGTTTGACATAGATATGCCTCCTCATGTTCATTAAAGGTCCTTGAATTCTTAAGATATTTTACCATCACCATGCGCAGGAATAAAGCGTTGAATTCTGCCTTATCCTTTTTGAAGGAGCACAACCGCCTGAGAGGCGATCCCTTCCCCGCGCCCAGTAAATCCAAGCTTCTCAGTCGTCGTGGCTTTTACGTTGACTTGATCGATTTCACCTTCCAATAAATCAGCAATCCTTTCGCGCATCTGGGTGATGTAAGGTGCCATTTTCGGTTTTTGTGCAATGATTGTGCAATCAATATTTCCCAGCTTATAGCCTTTTTCCTTTACAATCCCCCATACATGCATGAGGAGTTTCGCAGAATCCGCATCCTTAAACTCTGGATCGGTATCCGGGAAATGCTTGCCGATATCGCCTTCCCCGATGGCGCCTAAACATGCATCAGCAATTGTGTGCAGCAATACATCTGCATCGGAGTGCCCCAGCAGGCCTTTTTCATAAGGGATTTCGATTCCTCCAATGATCAATGGCCGCCCTTCTGTCAATTGATGCACATCAAAACCTTGTCCGACTCTAAACATGTCCTCTTCTCCTTTTGTAGTTTCTCTATGGTTATTAATATAGGCTGTTTCGGTAAAGATTGTTGTTATAGGTCAAAGGTATGCAAGGTTGGATTCCTCGGAAGGATTCTCGCTTTCCGAGGGGCGGTCGGTCGACCTCCTTAATCCGCTGCGGAGTCTCGCACCTTCTGCCCCAATCAATAACAAATGATTACTCAAAAAGCGCATTATATACGAATCAATTCTAAATTTCCCAAGTGCTGATGGTCGATTCATTGACCTTTTTGGTTATTCCGGAGAATGGCCTCCGCAAAATAAAGATCCTCCGGTGTCGTAAGTTTAATATTATCATAATGACCCTGGACTACCCTTACTTCTTTCCCCAATCTCTCAATTAAAGAGGCATCATCTGTTCCAAGGAAGCAATCACGTTCGGCCACGGCATGGGCATGAAGCAATAAAGAAATGCGAAAAGCTTGTGGTGTTTGTACGGACCACAAGCTAGAGCGTTCAATTGTTTCTGCCACTTTTGAGTTTTCCACTTTTTTGATCGTGTCTTTGACGGGCACCGCAGCGATCGCAGCACCTGAGGAGTCGGCTGTCTGCACAAGCTGCTGGATGACCGATTGCCGGATAAATGGCCTTGCACCGTCATGAACGAGCACGATGCCGCCTTCATCAGCCGACTTCAACGCATTGAAGACACTGTGCTGCCGCTCTTCTCCCCCGTGGACAAGAGATATAGGTTTATTCGGATCCAAGTCTTTGATCAGGTCCGAGAAAATCTCCCGTTCAACCGGATTGATTGCCAAAATGATTTTGGAACATGATGAATCTTCCAGAAACACCTTTAACGTGTGGGAAATAATAGGGCGGCCTCTAAGCTTGATCAACAGCTTATTATGTCCAGCACCCATTCGCTTCCCCTGGCCAGCAGCCGGAATGACTACCTCATAATTCATCTATCCAATCTCCTATTCCGTTTATCGATTACAATGCCTTTTCCAATAGTTTCGGTTTTGCAAAAATCATTCGTCCTGCCGACGTTTGAAGTACGCTCGTGACAAGCACGTCAATATATTTACCGATATAATTGCGCCCTTCTTCCACGACGATCATCGTACCATCATCCAAATAGGCAATGCCTTGATTTTGCTCCTTGCCATCCTTGATCACCTGTACCTTCAGTTCTTCGCCAGGCAGTACAACTGGCTTGACGGCATTGGCCAAGTCATTGATATTGAATACTTGTACATTCTGGAGCTCGCATACTTTGTTCAAGTTAAAATCATTCGTCACAACAATTCCATTTGTAAGCTTTGCCAGCTTTACAAGTTTGCTGTCGACTTCTTGAATTTCTTCAAAATCGCCTTCATAAATTTGGACTTCGATCGCCAATTCTTTTTGAATCCGATTCAAGATGTCCAAGCCGCGGCGGCCTCTGTTCCGTTTTAGGGCATCGGAAGAATCTGCAATATGCTGAAGCTCCTCAAGGACAAACTGAGGAATGACAATGATCCCTTCTATGAAGCCTGTTTGGCAGATATCCGCAATGCGTCCGTCGATGATGACGCTTGTGTCTAATATTTTCAGCGTTTTCGCTGGCTTTTCCAGCTCATCTTCTGCCACTTTCTTTTTATTAGTCCGGTTTGCATTGGAGAATAAATTAATTAGTTCATCACGCTTTTTAAATCCAACCTGAAATCCTAAATACCCCAACAACAAGGTCAATAATATGGGTGCGACTGTATTTACAATGGGGATTGTTATCGTATTCAAAGGAAGCCCTGCCAAAAATGCAACGATCAATCCAAAAATCAGACCTAAACTGCCAAATAAGATATCAGTTACCGGAGCCTTTACTAAAGTATCCTCAAACCATTTCACAAAATCTACTACATAATCAATCGCCCAAAAAGCTAAAATGTAAAAGATGACAGCCCCTAAGATAGCGGTGACATATGGGTTATTAATTAAAGTCAGTGTAGAAAAACCGGTAAGATCCAATAAATCAGGAATGAGAAAAATCCCAAGCGTTCCCCCTACGATTAAAAAGCACGCTTGCACTATTCGCTTTAACATTCCTTCACCTCCTTCTACTCATTATAAACAAATTCCTAAATTTGAAACGTGAGAAAAACAACAATTTTCTCGTTGTCACGTAAAAGAAATGTTTTTGTTATATCAAAATAATGTTTTTATTCGAATTGTAACCATTTGTAAATTCGTTCTTTGTACTAGATTAGCACCGCCGGCAATGCAGTGTCAATTTTATTGATGTGTCAATTTAGACACAATTATCAGCGGGAAATTATTTGAAATCATAATTGGCGGTCGGCGAAAATCTGCTCTTTGATCAATTTCAAACCATCCTTTATTTTCCTTGCCCTCACTTCCCCGATTCCTTCGACATCATCCAATTCATCCACACTGGCTTTAAGGATTTTGGGCAAAATTTCAAAGGTAGAGATCAAATTCTCCACAATGACGACAGGAAGCCTCGGTATTTTACTCAGCACTCTGTAGCCCCTTGGACATATCCCATCATCCAGATGAATATATCCGTTATATCCTAATAGTTTTAAGAGCACAGTGTCATCCAATATTTCCGAGCTGACAAGCTCCTGAAATCGGTAGAGGACTTCAAATGGTTTGCAATCCCGGTCAGAAGCGTAATCCCTGATGATCATCATTGCTTCTTCTTCAATATCTGACAGAAGCTCATTCATTTGCAGACGGATCAGCCTTCCTTCCGTCCCCAACTCGCTCAAATAAGAAAGCAGTTCATTTTTGATCCTTAAGACCATTTCGAATCGATGCAGCACCTGCAGCAGATCAGAATATGAAGTAAGCTCTTCGAATTCAAGAATGGAAAGGTTTGAAATGCTTTGATCGAGCACCACTTTATATTTCTCAAGCGTCTGGATCGCTTGGTTTGCTTTCGTTAATATGACGGCAATGTCTTTCAATGCATAGCGGAAATTCCCTTGATAAAGGGTAATGACGTTTCTACGCTGGGAAATGGCAATCACCAATGCTTTCGTCTGCTTTGCCACCCTTTCTGCCGTCCGGTGGCGCATGCCGGTTTCAGATGATGGGATGGATGCGTCCGGGGCAAGTTGGGCATTCGCAATCAAGATTTTGCTTCCCGTTTCATTCAAGACGATTGCTCCATCCATTTTTGCCAATTCATATAGAAAACTTGGGGTAAAGAAACAATTGATATGGAAGCCCCCATCCACAATGGACCTGACTTTATCGCTATGCGCAAGTACGATAAGGCCGCCTGTGTTGGCGCGGAGCACATTATCTATCCCTTCTCGGATCGGGGTGCCCGGTGCAATAAATTGCAATATATCTGACATGGACTTTTCTGCCGGTTTTTTTTCATCCATCCCTTTATCCTCCTAATGCGAATTGCAATGCTTCGCTGACTGTCGACACTCCTATCACATTGATTCCATCCGGAAATGACCATCCACCTATATTGTTCGTTGGGATGATGACGCGGTCAAATCCCAACTTCGCCGCTTCTTGTACGCGCTGTTCAATTCTAGATACCCTTCTGACTTCCCCGGTCAAACCGATTTCCCCGATAAAACAATCCGTTGCCCTTGTAGGACTGTCACGGAAGCTGGATGCCACGCTGATGGCAATCGCTAAATCGATCGCAGGCTCATCAAGTTTGACCCCTCCGGCCACCTTCAAATAAGCGTCTTGATTTTGCAGCAGCATCCCCACTCTTTTCTCCAATACGGCCATCAGGAGCGAAACTCTATTATGGTCGATGCCAGTTGCCATCCGTCTTGGATTACCGAAGCTCATTGGGGAAATAAGTGCCTGAATTTCCACCAAAACAGGCCTGGTGCCCTCCATCGAGGCGACGACCGTGGATCCGGATGCACCTTTGGACCGTTCTTCCAAGAAAATTTCTGAAGGGTTTTCCACTTCTTCCAGACCGGCTTCTTTCATTTCAAAGATCCCCATCTCATTCGTCGACCCAAAACGATTCTTGACTGCTCTTAATATCCGATATGTATGATGGCGTTCCCCTTCAAAATAAAGAACTGTATCCACCATATGTTCAAGCAGTCTTGGTCCCGCAATCGAACCTTCCTTTGTAACATGCCCGACAATGAAAATGGCAATTCCATTTATTTTCGCGATCCTCATTAATTCTGCTGTACATTCCCGTACTTGTGAGACGCTTCCCGGTGCAGATGTGACTTCAGGGTTATACACCGTTTGAATCGAATCGACAATGACAAAATCAGGTTTGATTTCATCAATGGCTTGGTGGATGGATTCCATATTCGTCTCCGCATAGACAAATAGTTCAGGAGACAATACATTTAACCGATCCGCTCTCAGCTTTGTTTGCTTGACGGATTCCTCACCAGAAATGTACATGACCTTCTGCTTAAGTCTGGCAAGCTGGGCGGAAACCTGTAGAAGCAGTGTTGATTTCCCTATTCCAGGGTCGCCGCCGATCAGCACCAGCGATCCTGGGACGACTCCTCCGCCTAGTACTCTATTCAATTCTTTCATATTCGTTTTGATTCTTGGTTCCTCAATCGATTCAATCGAGGTGATGGGCGTGGCTTTTGCAGCTGTACCCGGGGCTGTATGATGGAAAGCCCCTTTAGCTTTAGAGACAACCTCCACTTCTTCCACCATTTGGTTCCATTCACCGCATCCCGGACATCTTCCCATCCACTTTGGTGATTCATATCCACACGATTGACACATAAATTTCGTCTTTTTCTTAGCCATTCCGAGCTCCTCTCTATATGTGTATGTGACGAAATGCCACAGATACTTGATATTATTGTAAAATTACCAAAAAATACAATCTTCTTTCCGATAACTCTGCTAAATTCCGCGGACCGGAAGGGAGTTTCCCCTGATAGTCCCGACTCTTCCAAGCATGAAGAAAGAGGTACACGCAAAATGCTTTAACGTGTACCTCTGTTGATTATTTAGACAGTGTCCCTGTAGCTTCTTTCGTCTTGACGACAAAATCTCCGTCCTTCACATCGATTATAACATGCTGGCCTGTCAGGACAGTTCCTTTAAGCAGCTCTTCCGATAGACGGTCCTCAATATGCTTTTGAATCGCCCTGCGCAGCGGACGTGCGCCATACTCCGGATCGAAGCCTTCTTCGGCAATTTTCAGCTTCGCTTCATCGGTGAGCTCAAGTTCAATTTCCTGTTCTTTCAGTCTGATGGTCAATTGTTCTCCCATGAGAGAAACAATTTGTTTCAAGTGTTCTTTTTCCAGTGAATGGAACACGATGATTTCGTCGATACGGTTTAAGAATTCAGGACGGAATGCTTTTTTCAGCTCTTCCATCACTTTTCCTTTCATATCCTTGTAATCCTGCTCGCCATCCTGAATGTTGAAGCCAACATATTTATTGCGTTTCAATGCATCGGCTCCGACGTTGGATGTCATGATCACAACGGTATTTCGAAAATCGACTGTGCGACCTTTCGAATCAGTCAATCTTCCGTCCTCCAATACTTGAAGGAGGATATTGAATACATCAGGATGAGCTTTTTCAATCTCATCCAAAAGAATGACGGAATATGGCTTTCTTCTTACCTTTTCAGTCAGTTGACCCCCTTCGTCATAACCGACATATCCTGGAGGGGAGCCTACAAGCCTAGAAGTCGAATGTTTTTCCATATACTCAGACATATCGACGCGGATCATCGCATCTTCATCGCCGAACATGGCCTCTGCAAGCGCTCTGGCTAATTCCGTTTTCCCAACCCCTGTTGGTCCTAAGAAAATAAACGATCCGATTGGGCGCTTCGGATCTTTCAGTCCAGCCCTTGCTCTTCTCACTGCCTTTGAAACGGCTTTGACAGCTTCTGATTGGCCGATCACGCGTGAATGAAGAATTTCTTCCAGGTTAAGGAGCTTCTCCGTTTCTGTTTCCGCGAGCTTGGAAACAGGTATTCCCGTCCAGCTTGATACGACATGCGCAATATCTTCGACGGTCACCTCACTGTTTTCCTGGCCTTGTTTTTCTTTCCACGTCTTCTTTGTTTCTTCCAATTCTTCACGCAGCTTCTGCTCGGAATCTCTCAAAGATGCTGCTTTTTCAAATTCCTGACTTTGAACTGCGGCGTCTTTTTCTTTTCTTATTTCCTCCAGTTTCGCTTCCAGCTCTTTCAAGTTAGGAGGAGTTGTATATGAACGAAGTCGGACCTTTGAACCGGCTTCATCAATTAAATCAATGGCTTTATCCGGCAAGAAACGGTCTGAAATGTAGCGGTCCGACAGCTTCACCGCGGCATCGATGGCGGCATCGGTGATGGACACACGATGATGGGCTTCGTATCTGTCGCGAAGACCGTTCAAGATTTGGATGGATTCGTCTATCGTAGGCTCATCGACTTGAATCGGCTGGAACCTTCTTTCAAGAGCGGCATCCTTCTCGATATATTTGCGATACTCATCCAAAGTGGTGGCCCCGATACACTGCAGTTCCCCACGCGCCAACGCAGGCTTGAGGATATTGGATGCATCGATTGCTCCTTCAGCCCCACCTGCACCGATCAATGTATGAAGTTCATCAATGAATAAAATGATATTGCCTGCTTGACGGATTTCATCCATTACCTTTTTCAATCGATCTTCGAATTCTCCACGGTATTTCGTACCGGCAACGACCGTCCCCATATCCAATGTCATGACGCGTTTATCCCTGAGGATTTCAGGGACTTCGTTATTGATGATTTGCTGGGCAAGCCCTTCAGCAATCGCCGTTTTCCCGACACCGGGTTCACCGATCAGAACTGGATTGTTTTTTGTACGCCTGCTCAACACTTCGATGACACGCTGGATTTCTTTGCTGCGGCCTATCACCGGATCAAGGCTGCCTTCGCGTGCGATGGCTGTCAAATCACGAGCCAAACTATCCAGTGTCGGCGTATTCGCACTTGAACTGGATCCGCCCTGATGATTATTTGCCTCATTGCTGCCCAAAAGCTGCAGGACTTGTTGCCGGGCTTTGTTCAAGCTTACTCCAAGGTTATTCAACACCCTAGCTGCAACACCTTCGCCTTCACGGATGAGCCCCAGCAGGATATGCTCGGTTCCAACATACGAATGACCAAGCTTCCGGGCTTCGTCCATGGAAAGCTCAATGACTTTTTTGGCCCTAGGCGTGTAGTGGATGGTTTGGGTTGCATCCTGTCCTTTACCAATTAAGGTTTCTACTTCTTTTTGGATTTTTTCCGGACTAAGCCCCAAGCCGTACAGTGCCTTTGCAGCAATTCCTTCGCCTTCCCTCACCAAGCCAAGCAGGACATGCTCAGTACCGATATTGCTATGTGATAAGCGGATAGCCTCTTCTTGTGCCAATGCAAGCACTTTTTGCGCCCTTTCCGTGAATCGTCCAAACATCATATTAGTTTTCCTCCTTACTGATTTGATTTTCCTCTAATTTTAATCGTTCTCTTATTAACGTAGCCCTGCGGATATCCCGCTCATGGGGGCGGAGGGACCCTCCAGCATATTGCTGCAGGAAACCCGGCTGAGTCAAAATCATCAGCTCATTTAAAATGTTCTTGGATATATGGGAAAAGAAGCCTAAA
It includes:
- the ispD gene encoding 2-C-methyl-D-erythritol 4-phosphate cytidylyltransferase, giving the protein MNYEVVIPAAGQGKRMGAGHNKLLIKLRGRPIISHTLKVFLEDSSCSKIILAINPVEREIFSDLIKDLDPNKPISLVHGGEERQHSVFNALKSADEGGIVLVHDGARPFIRQSVIQQLVQTADSSGAAIAAVPVKDTIKKVENSKVAETIERSSLWSVQTPQAFRISLLLHAHAVAERDCFLGTDDASLIERLGKEVRVVQGHYDNIKLTTPEDLYFAEAILRNNQKGQ
- the gltX gene encoding glutamate--tRNA ligase, with protein sequence MSNEIRVRYAPSPTGHLHIGNARTALFNYLFARHNDGKFIIRIEDTDQKRNIEGGEESQLKYLKWLGIDWDESIDIPGEYGPYRQSERNHIYQEYYNELLEKGLAYKCYCTEEELEAEREAQQARGEMPRYSGKCRHLSEEEGGKLAAEGRKPSVRFKVPAGKVYAFNDMVKQDVSFESDGIGDFVIVKKDGIPTYNFAVAVDDYLMKISHVLRGDDHISNTPKQLMIFEALGWEPPIYGHMTLIVNENRKKLSKRDESIIQFIEQYADLGYLPEALFNFIALLGWSPKGEDELFTKEELIDIFEASRLSKSPALFDKQKLTWVNNQYMKNLDLDKVVELAMPHLIKAGRISADMSEADLEWVRNVVALYQEQMSFGAEIVELSEMFFKDELDYEAEAKEVIEEEQVPQVLSAFLEEVEKLEPFEAAEIKSAIKAVQKSTGQKGKKLFMPIRVAVTGQTHGPELPNTIELLGKDKVKNRLLSIIS
- the disA gene encoding DNA integrity scanning diadenylate cyclase DisA encodes the protein MDEKKPAEKSMSDILQFIAPGTPIREGIDNVLRANTGGLIVLAHSDKVRSIVDGGFHINCFFTPSFLYELAKMDGAIVLNETGSKILIANAQLAPDASIPSSETGMRHRTAERVAKQTKALVIAISQRRNVITLYQGNFRYALKDIAVILTKANQAIQTLEKYKVVLDQSISNLSILEFEELTSYSDLLQVLHRFEMVLRIKNELLSYLSELGTEGRLIRLQMNELLSDIEEEAMMIIRDYASDRDCKPFEVLYRFQELVSSEILDDTVLLKLLGYNGYIHLDDGICPRGYRVLSKIPRLPVVIVENLISTFEILPKILKASVDELDDVEGIGEVRARKIKDGLKLIKEQIFADRQL
- the ispF gene encoding 2-C-methyl-D-erythritol 2,4-cyclodiphosphate synthase, producing the protein MFRVGQGFDVHQLTEGRPLIIGGIEIPYEKGLLGHSDADVLLHTIADACLGAIGEGDIGKHFPDTDPEFKDADSAKLLMHVWGIVKEKGYKLGNIDCTIIAQKPKMAPYITQMRERIADLLEGEIDQVNVKATTTEKLGFTGRGEGIASQAVVLLQKG
- the radA gene encoding DNA repair protein RadA, with the translated sequence MAKKKTKFMCQSCGYESPKWMGRCPGCGEWNQMVEEVEVVSKAKGAFHHTAPGTAAKATPITSIESIEEPRIKTNMKELNRVLGGGVVPGSLVLIGGDPGIGKSTLLLQVSAQLARLKQKVMYISGEESVKQTKLRADRLNVLSPELFVYAETNMESIHQAIDEIKPDFVIVDSIQTVYNPEVTSAPGSVSQVRECTAELMRIAKINGIAIFIVGHVTKEGSIAGPRLLEHMVDTVLYFEGERHHTYRILRAVKNRFGSTNEMGIFEMKEAGLEEVENPSEIFLEERSKGASGSTVVASMEGTRPVLVEIQALISPMSFGNPRRMATGIDHNRVSLLMAVLEKRVGMLLQNQDAYLKVAGGVKLDEPAIDLAIAISVASSFRDSPTRATDCFIGEIGLTGEVRRVSRIEQRVQEAAKLGFDRVIIPTNNIGGWSFPDGINVIGVSTVSEALQFALGG
- the clpC gene encoding ATP-dependent protease ATP-binding subunit ClpC → MMFGRFTERAQKVLALAQEEAIRLSHSNIGTEHVLLGLVREGEGIAAKALYGLGLSPEKIQKEVETLIGKGQDATQTIHYTPRAKKVIELSMDEARKLGHSYVGTEHILLGLIREGEGVAARVLNNLGVSLNKARQQVLQLLGSNEANNHQGGSSSSANTPTLDSLARDLTAIAREGSLDPVIGRSKEIQRVIEVLSRRTKNNPVLIGEPGVGKTAIAEGLAQQIINNEVPEILRDKRVMTLDMGTVVAGTKYRGEFEDRLKKVMDEIRQAGNIILFIDELHTLIGAGGAEGAIDASNILKPALARGELQCIGATTLDEYRKYIEKDAALERRFQPIQVDEPTIDESIQILNGLRDRYEAHHRVSITDAAIDAAVKLSDRYISDRFLPDKAIDLIDEAGSKVRLRSYTTPPNLKELEAKLEEIRKEKDAAVQSQEFEKAASLRDSEQKLREELEETKKTWKEKQGQENSEVTVEDIAHVVSSWTGIPVSKLAETETEKLLNLEEILHSRVIGQSEAVKAVSKAVRRARAGLKDPKRPIGSFIFLGPTGVGKTELARALAEAMFGDEDAMIRVDMSEYMEKHSTSRLVGSPPGYVGYDEGGQLTEKVRRKPYSVILLDEIEKAHPDVFNILLQVLEDGRLTDSKGRTVDFRNTVVIMTSNVGADALKRNKYVGFNIQDGEQDYKDMKGKVMEELKKAFRPEFLNRIDEIIVFHSLEKEHLKQIVSLMGEQLTIRLKEQEIELELTDEAKLKIAEEGFDPEYGARPLRRAIQKHIEDRLSEELLKGTVLTGQHVIIDVKDGDFVVKTKEATGTLSK
- a CDS encoding PIN/TRAM domain-containing protein: MLKRIVQACFLIVGGTLGIFLIPDLLDLTGFSTLTLINNPYVTAILGAVIFYILAFWAIDYVVDFVKWFEDTLVKAPVTDILFGSLGLIFGLIVAFLAGLPLNTITIPIVNTVAPILLTLLLGYLGFQVGFKKRDELINLFSNANRTNKKKVAEDELEKPAKTLKILDTSVIIDGRIADICQTGFIEGIIVIPQFVLEELQHIADSSDALKRNRGRRGLDILNRIQKELAIEVQIYEGDFEEIQEVDSKLVKLAKLTNGIVVTNDFNLNKVCELQNVQVFNINDLANAVKPVVLPGEELKVQVIKDGKEQNQGIAYLDDGTMIVVEEGRNYIGKYIDVLVTSVLQTSAGRMIFAKPKLLEKAL